One window from the genome of Nicotiana tomentosiformis chromosome 5, ASM39032v3, whole genome shotgun sequence encodes:
- the LOC138892406 gene encoding uncharacterized protein yields MGTNLVHDALEKVNRSGFIQQSMQMGYVDRKARNVAFMLGERILLRGSIHEGCDEVRKEGLSGVHPVFRVSMLRMYYEDPSHVLDFSSVQLDKNLTYDEEQVAILDSQVRKLRLKDIASMKVQWRGKPVEEATWETKHNLWSRYPHLSDIPGMILDPFEDEQWF; encoded by the exons atgggtactaatttggttcatgatgctttggagaaggtgaacaGGAGTGGCTTCATACAGCAATCCATGCAAATGGGTTATGTTGATAGGAAGGCTCGTAATGTGGCATTCATGTTGGGTGAAAGGATTCTACTCAGAGGTTccatccatgaagggtgtgatgaggttcggaaagaagg cttatcggggGTCCATCCAGTGTTTcgtgtttccatgcttcggatgTATTATGAGGATCcatcacatgtgttggatttcagctcagtgcaGTTAgacaagaatttgacttatgatgaggaacaagtggctattttggatagtcaggttcgaaagctgagattGAAAGATATTGCATcgatgaaggttcagtggagaggtaaACCGgttgaggaggcaacttgggagactaAGCATAATCTGTGGAGCAGATACCCTCATCTTTCTGATatcccaggtatgattctagacccttTCGAGGATGAACAAtggttttaa